Proteins encoded together in one Labilibaculum sp. DW002 window:
- a CDS encoding heparinase II/III domain-containing protein, protein MKVRVLKSFVICLMLILPVCAVAQEKKNSNADITKIYTHPRIYNNDNSKEAFLKSLDHTEWKKDFVEQKKQHVAKYIQLCEKDPEWLVSRLQMNWKTKHSNVYLMGGNFSHSDGEAPVPTVRYSGTRDWATDYKRQKLEDLEPYFDDERGYFLENKNTGKKEWVHPSKMGHAIEGINRNILSIVEDAAFLYWLTGDEKYAKLAEPVFLTYMDGMHYRNPPVVLDKSNQRFVSGLATFEVIHEKAVMHLSLSYDYLYKYFVQKKIDLSNSTSVFQKWGDQIIKYGIPDNNWNLFQARFLTYIALVLEDDESYENGKGQQYYLKHTFDVSTPRQIAIKDALKVYDQKTGIWPESPSYSMHVNTTLLEIMALLDNVTNANELSNFPIIEKAALACFQYLFPSGNNVGFGDSGHGTIPFENFELLIANYKKYKNKKKEQLITSLLQSNIEDGLYQRKANSLFQLNFYVDDLSAVTDEVETSALMTPTFYASNVSMFVQRMGKGDKAIMVSTVGSYGNHAHTNGISMELFANNYVHAPDMGRGRSYWSPDFKEYYAKMPAHNTVVVDGKSNYSNMRSFNPYSMDHHYPKSGEINPGFKEVSFCKVSFVEPETNADQQRLTAIINTPSGKGYVLDLFRSKTKEDTQKHEYFYHNLGHSFQLYNHADQQLKLRKTNELTSKDGQLKAYDYLTDKKEITLDGDLKAMFKIEEDGKPDNLMKVWIKGNENQSIFSVKSPKSNAISKGTGTAPKSLIGEKMPTLILRRNEQAWTNPFVLLFNPYFENGDNPINDVDFSEMQKNSACQKIKVSHSNGITNDQIVVSKSENDVVSSEDFYQKGLFSIVRVNEEKDIPDFLFASGIYQLKYNEWEILAVNTVATISIENTTEGLMVQNDNPVVLKIPITPDFKPVIIRLYDESGKYIERNGNVNRHNTNQIEFRLAKPYNKALIISE, encoded by the coding sequence ATGAAAGTAAGAGTTTTGAAGAGTTTTGTAATTTGTTTGATGCTTATATTGCCAGTTTGTGCAGTCGCACAAGAAAAGAAGAATAGTAATGCTGATATTACTAAAATCTATACGCATCCAAGAATTTATAACAATGATAATTCCAAAGAAGCATTTCTAAAATCGCTGGATCATACAGAATGGAAGAAGGATTTTGTTGAGCAAAAAAAGCAACATGTTGCCAAATACATTCAATTGTGCGAAAAGGATCCAGAATGGTTGGTTTCTCGCTTGCAGATGAACTGGAAAACGAAACACTCAAATGTATATTTAATGGGTGGTAACTTTTCTCATTCTGATGGAGAAGCTCCTGTTCCAACAGTTCGTTATTCTGGAACTCGCGATTGGGCTACAGATTACAAAAGACAAAAACTTGAGGACCTTGAACCTTATTTTGATGATGAGCGTGGCTACTTTTTGGAAAACAAGAATACCGGAAAAAAAGAGTGGGTTCATCCTTCAAAAATGGGCCATGCTATCGAAGGCATCAACAGGAATATTTTATCTATTGTAGAGGATGCAGCATTTTTATATTGGCTTACCGGTGATGAAAAATATGCAAAATTAGCGGAACCTGTTTTTCTTACTTATATGGATGGAATGCATTATCGCAATCCTCCTGTGGTCTTAGATAAATCAAATCAGCGATTTGTTTCTGGTTTAGCCACCTTCGAGGTGATTCATGAAAAGGCGGTGATGCACTTGTCGCTATCTTACGATTATTTGTACAAGTATTTCGTTCAAAAAAAGATTGATTTGAGTAATTCCACTTCCGTTTTTCAAAAATGGGGTGATCAAATCATAAAATATGGTATTCCGGATAACAATTGGAACCTATTTCAGGCACGATTCTTAACTTATATTGCTTTGGTTCTGGAAGATGATGAGAGTTATGAGAATGGAAAAGGGCAGCAATATTATTTAAAACACACCTTTGATGTGTCTACACCACGTCAAATTGCGATAAAAGATGCGCTAAAGGTTTACGATCAAAAAACGGGTATTTGGCCTGAATCACCATCCTATTCGATGCATGTAAATACTACTTTGCTCGAAATAATGGCACTCTTGGATAATGTTACGAACGCCAACGAATTGTCCAATTTTCCTATTATTGAAAAAGCTGCTCTGGCCTGTTTTCAATATTTATTTCCGAGTGGTAATAATGTGGGTTTTGGTGATTCTGGTCATGGTACAATTCCTTTTGAGAATTTTGAACTGCTGATTGCAAATTATAAAAAATACAAGAACAAGAAGAAAGAACAACTTATTACTTCACTGTTACAATCTAACATTGAAGATGGGTTATATCAACGAAAGGCAAATAGCTTGTTCCAACTTAACTTTTATGTTGATGACTTAAGTGCCGTTACTGATGAGGTAGAAACATCTGCTTTGATGACGCCTACTTTTTATGCCTCCAATGTAAGCATGTTTGTACAGCGTATGGGAAAAGGGGATAAGGCCATTATGGTTTCTACCGTTGGTTCGTATGGTAATCACGCCCATACCAATGGTATTTCAATGGAATTGTTTGCCAATAATTACGTGCACGCACCCGACATGGGCAGAGGCAGAAGTTATTGGAGCCCTGATTTTAAGGAATACTATGCAAAAATGCCAGCGCATAACACGGTTGTAGTAGATGGTAAATCAAACTATAGCAATATGCGTAGTTTCAATCCCTATAGCATGGATCATCACTATCCAAAATCGGGTGAGATAAATCCTGGGTTTAAAGAAGTGTCATTCTGTAAAGTTTCATTTGTAGAACCAGAAACAAATGCAGATCAGCAACGATTAACGGCTATAATTAATACGCCATCAGGTAAAGGATATGTGTTGGATTTGTTTAGATCAAAGACCAAGGAAGATACGCAGAAGCATGAGTATTTTTATCACAACCTGGGCCATTCGTTTCAGCTTTACAATCATGCAGATCAGCAATTGAAACTGAGAAAAACCAATGAGCTAACGTCAAAGGATGGCCAATTAAAAGCATACGATTATTTGACAGATAAGAAAGAGATAACACTCGATGGCGACTTAAAAGCCATGTTTAAAATTGAAGAAGACGGTAAACCTGATAATTTGATGAAAGTTTGGATTAAAGGGAATGAAAACCAGTCTATCTTTTCGGTTAAGAGTCCAAAGAGTAATGCCATATCAAAAGGGACTGGCACTGCACCTAAATCGTTGATTGGTGAAAAAATGCCAACCTTAATTTTGAGAAGAAATGAACAGGCTTGGACAAATCCATTTGTATTATTATTTAACCCATACTTTGAAAACGGAGATAACCCGATAAATGATGTGGATTTTAGTGAAATGCAAAAGAATTCTGCTTGTCAGAAAATAAAAGTTAGTCATTCCAATGGAATTACAAATGACCAGATAGTCGTATCAAAATCGGAGAATGATGTTGTCTCTAGTGAAGATTTCTACCAGAAAGGATTGTTCTCGATTGTAAGGGTGAACGAGGAAAAGGATATTCCTGATTTCTTATTTGCTTCAGGTATTTATCAACTAAAATACAATGAATGGGAAATTTTGGCGGTCAATACAGTTGCTACGATTTCAATCGAAAACACGACTGAAGGACTTATGGTGCAAAACGATAATCCGGTGGTCTTGAAAATTCCTATAACTCCTGATTTTAAACCAGTAATAATTCGCTTGTACGACGAGTCCGGAAAGTATATTGAGCGAAATGGAAATGTGAACAGGCACAATACAAACCAGATCGAGTTCCGTTTAGCAAAACCTTATAATAAAGCTTTAATCATCTCAGAATAA
- a CDS encoding six-hairpin glycosidase, giving the protein MHFTKKITVLIAIVSLAITANSQVNEKIPLPENLHQTYPRLYITQDEKPGLETTIQEEKWAQDVLEGIHNRIDTYVERHVNDPEWMVSRLQMHWKTKAKNEYINGIYFSHSDGEAPVPTVRFTGSRDYTTNYATPKLEEILPFMDDERGIYLPNKTKEGNPFEWVEASKTGGVIHKINEKIIGLSRDAAFMYWLENDERYAKFAFDVFDTYMAGMFYRREPIDLMNGHIQTLVGFTCFQVIHEKALKEIAELYDFLHPYIEAKYPDNITNYDATIKRWTDQVIKQGVPQNNWNLHQANVILKAAMVLQDNKNYEDAKGREYYIDYILNVTSARQWSMTKLLDYGYDESNGVWAECPGYSQSVTKELMSFILDFDNTFDHNILPYTPVMDKAVKMLPQYLFPNGQIVGFGDTYYDPVSTQPMRDMVRIAQKYNNAQAEEEFTAMYRLFEPNAKMKAKEFRPRADVSSFFASKPLELNPNYKKGKLEDYMTQTFYAPNVSWHVQRMGQGTNGMMLSLNGSLGNHMHANGINMELYGKGFVQGADPGKGAGYLQAIYLEYYSQFPAHNTVMVDGISSYTEMLSYHAFDLMGQYPKSEQKEGFYKEITYSDVSFLEPESRSDQNRTVSIVKTGEITGYYVDVFRSKKQREGDKFHDYYYHNLGQSMQVSDAEGNALKLTPSDEMGFAGGHLYALDYMWDKKSIRTNKDYQAQWKIDMPEGKADVFMNLWMKGTEGREVFSIKSPSCKSFKHKNGIPYDVGHEPYLTLAARQHGEAWEHPFISVYEPFTSEEGKSIKSIEGFDDENGNKDFAGLHITHKTGREDYIFSTYDGKIANYNKISTDATYALVGNEKNEDFVLFMGNGTQLKANGFTITSAQKGNVVLEQKQGELYLHNEVPLSITIGKKTKKFEAGDLRKIHLKKRK; this is encoded by the coding sequence ATGCATTTTACAAAAAAAATTACCGTGTTGATAGCTATTGTTTCTTTAGCTATCACAGCAAATTCTCAGGTAAATGAAAAGATTCCTCTTCCTGAAAATCTGCATCAAACTTATCCGCGTTTATACATTACTCAAGATGAAAAGCCAGGATTAGAAACTACTATTCAGGAAGAAAAGTGGGCACAGGATGTACTCGAAGGGATACATAATCGCATTGATACATATGTGGAACGTCATGTGAATGATCCGGAATGGATGGTGTCTCGTTTGCAAATGCATTGGAAGACAAAAGCCAAAAATGAGTATATAAATGGCATTTACTTTTCGCATTCTGATGGAGAAGCACCTGTACCAACCGTTCGTTTTACCGGTTCGCGCGATTATACTACAAATTACGCCACTCCAAAATTAGAAGAGATTCTTCCTTTTATGGATGATGAGCGTGGTATTTATCTTCCAAATAAAACCAAAGAAGGAAATCCTTTTGAGTGGGTAGAAGCATCTAAAACTGGAGGGGTAATTCATAAAATTAACGAAAAAATTATTGGTTTATCACGCGATGCAGCCTTTATGTATTGGCTGGAAAATGATGAGCGTTACGCAAAATTTGCTTTCGATGTGTTCGATACATATATGGCTGGTATGTTTTATCGCAGAGAGCCAATTGATTTAATGAATGGTCATATTCAAACCTTGGTAGGTTTTACTTGTTTTCAGGTAATACATGAAAAAGCTTTGAAAGAGATTGCTGAGCTATATGATTTTTTACATCCATATATTGAAGCTAAATATCCCGATAATATTACTAATTATGATGCTACTATAAAGCGTTGGACAGATCAAGTAATTAAACAAGGTGTGCCACAGAATAACTGGAACCTACATCAGGCAAATGTTATTTTAAAGGCGGCTATGGTTTTGCAAGACAATAAGAACTACGAGGATGCAAAAGGGCGTGAATATTATATCGATTACATCTTAAATGTGACTTCGGCACGTCAATGGTCAATGACTAAATTGCTTGATTACGGTTACGATGAAAGCAATGGGGTTTGGGCAGAATGTCCGGGATACTCACAAAGTGTAACCAAAGAGCTCATGAGCTTTATTCTTGATTTCGATAATACTTTCGATCATAACATATTGCCGTATACCCCTGTGATGGATAAAGCGGTAAAAATGCTACCTCAATACCTGTTTCCAAACGGACAAATTGTTGGATTTGGCGATACTTATTATGATCCCGTATCTACCCAACCAATGAGAGATATGGTACGTATTGCGCAAAAATACAATAATGCACAAGCTGAGGAAGAATTTACGGCGATGTACCGATTGTTTGAGCCAAATGCGAAAATGAAAGCAAAGGAATTTAGACCAAGAGCCGATGTTTCATCTTTCTTCGCCAGTAAACCTTTAGAGTTGAACCCCAATTATAAAAAGGGGAAATTGGAAGATTACATGACTCAAACCTTTTATGCGCCTAATGTTAGTTGGCACGTGCAACGCATGGGGCAAGGCACAAACGGAATGATGCTTTCTTTAAATGGGTCCTTGGGGAACCACATGCATGCCAATGGTATTAATATGGAGTTGTATGGAAAAGGCTTTGTACAAGGAGCAGATCCTGGAAAAGGTGCTGGCTACCTTCAAGCTATTTATTTAGAGTATTATTCGCAGTTTCCTGCTCATAATACAGTAATGGTTGATGGTATTTCTTCTTATACTGAAATGTTAAGTTATCATGCTTTTGATTTAATGGGCCAATATCCTAAATCGGAGCAGAAGGAAGGTTTTTATAAAGAGATTACCTATTCGGATGTTTCCTTTCTTGAGCCAGAGAGTCGCAGTGATCAGAACCGTACGGTGAGCATCGTGAAAACGGGTGAAATCACAGGCTATTATGTAGATGTATTTCGATCCAAAAAACAACGAGAAGGAGATAAATTTCATGATTATTATTACCACAACCTAGGGCAAAGTATGCAAGTTTCAGATGCAGAAGGGAATGCTCTAAAGCTTACTCCAAGTGATGAAATGGGCTTTGCAGGAGGGCATCTTTATGCCTTGGATTACATGTGGGATAAGAAATCGATTCGTACCAATAAAGATTACCAGGCACAATGGAAAATTGACATGCCAGAAGGGAAAGCTGATGTGTTTATGAACTTGTGGATGAAAGGCACGGAAGGGCGTGAGGTTTTTTCAATTAAGTCACCTTCATGCAAATCGTTTAAACACAAAAATGGTATTCCTTATGATGTTGGTCATGAGCCATATCTAACACTGGCAGCTCGTCAACATGGCGAGGCCTGGGAACATCCATTTATTTCGGTTTATGAGCCATTTACTTCTGAAGAAGGTAAAAGCATTAAATCAATCGAAGGATTTGACGATGAAAATGGAAACAAAGATTTTGCCGGCTTGCATATCACCCATAAAACGGGGCGAGAAGATTACATTTTCTCGACCTATGATGGTAAGATAGCTAACTATAACAAGATTTCAACCGATGCTACCTATGCCTTGGTGGGAAATGAAAAGAACGAAGACTTCGTATTGTTTATGGGTAATGGAACTCAGTTGAAAGCGAATGGATTTACCATTACATCTGCACAAAAAGGAAATGTGGTGCTGGAACAGAAACAAGGCGAATTATATCTGCACAACGAAGTGCCTCTAAGCATTACGATTGGCAAGAAGACCAAGAAATTTGAAGCAGGGGATCTAAGGAAAATCCATTTGAAAAAACGAAAATGA
- a CDS encoding alpha-L-fucosidase, which produces MKNIRHYCTAILLICLCSVKTTFAQVNADGTIDTGDQFANAKLESNESPKEIAKRLEWWSEARFGMFIHWGLYAQDGCFWKGKDGRSEHMMRNLQIPIAEYEKIADEFNPSDFNADQWVKIAKDAGMKYMVLTSKHHDGFAMFNSPSNKYNIVEQTPWKRDPVRELTEACEKQGLQFGVYYSLGRDWHDPDCNSRKGWRSNIWDFPEEEKKDFSAYFERKVKPQITELIAQYHPAIIWFDTPELITKVQSQELLDLIHRLDSSCIVNQRVGNKLGDYAVREQKIPAGGEPQPWETCMTMNGAWGYHKNDEAWKSADSLVHSLVDITSKGGNFLLNVGPTGKGVIPSKSVEKLVQVGDWLKVNGESIYGTTSSPFGKLPWGRCTKKVMENEIILYLSVFDWPKNGKLHLGHKISVKQAYLLSDPSRDLITKHEGSGIVISLPKQAPNSISSVVKIIAEPLGAVFDSTMGLITKPTSYLQVQ; this is translated from the coding sequence ATGAAAAATATAAGACATTATTGTACGGCCATATTGTTAATTTGTTTGTGTTCAGTAAAAACGACTTTTGCGCAGGTAAATGCTGACGGAACTATTGATACTGGAGATCAATTTGCCAATGCTAAATTGGAATCGAATGAATCGCCGAAAGAAATTGCTAAACGATTAGAATGGTGGAGTGAGGCACGTTTTGGAATGTTTATTCATTGGGGACTTTATGCTCAGGATGGATGTTTTTGGAAGGGTAAGGACGGACGTTCGGAGCATATGATGCGTAACTTGCAAATTCCAATTGCCGAATATGAGAAAATTGCAGATGAATTTAATCCGTCGGATTTTAATGCTGATCAATGGGTTAAAATAGCTAAGGATGCCGGGATGAAGTACATGGTACTTACCTCTAAGCATCACGATGGTTTTGCCATGTTCAACAGTCCATCGAACAAGTATAATATTGTGGAGCAAACGCCTTGGAAACGTGATCCGGTTCGTGAACTTACCGAAGCATGTGAGAAACAAGGACTCCAATTCGGAGTGTACTACTCTTTAGGAAGAGATTGGCACGATCCAGATTGTAATTCGAGAAAAGGTTGGAGGAGCAATATCTGGGATTTTCCTGAAGAAGAAAAGAAGGACTTTTCAGCCTATTTCGAACGAAAAGTAAAACCACAAATCACAGAACTAATTGCGCAATATCATCCTGCTATTATTTGGTTTGATACGCCCGAATTGATTACCAAAGTACAGAGTCAAGAATTACTGGATCTTATTCATCGTTTAGACTCTTCCTGTATCGTAAACCAGCGCGTTGGTAATAAGCTGGGCGATTATGCCGTTAGGGAACAAAAAATTCCTGCTGGAGGAGAACCACAACCTTGGGAAACTTGTATGACAATGAATGGTGCTTGGGGATATCATAAAAATGATGAAGCTTGGAAATCGGCAGATTCATTGGTGCATAGTTTAGTTGATATTACTAGTAAAGGAGGGAATTTTTTATTGAATGTAGGCCCTACAGGAAAAGGGGTAATTCCTTCTAAGTCGGTTGAGAAATTAGTCCAGGTCGGAGATTGGTTAAAGGTAAATGGTGAATCCATTTATGGTACAACATCCAGCCCATTTGGAAAATTACCTTGGGGACGTTGCACTAAAAAAGTAATGGAAAATGAAATCATACTTTATTTGTCGGTATTCGACTGGCCTAAAAATGGGAAACTTCATTTGGGGCATAAAATTAGCGTAAAACAGGCTTATTTATTGTCTGATCCTTCAAGAGATCTAATCACTAAACATGAAGGTTCTGGTATTGTTATTTCATTACCAAAGCAAGCTCCAAATTCGATTTCCAGTGTTGTGAAAATAATTGCAGAACCATTAGGAGCTGTATTCGATTCTACTATGGGTTTAATTACTAAACCTACGAGTTACCTGCAAGTTCAATAA
- a CDS encoding glycoside hydrolase family 3 protein: protein MKLYLIPLITILSVFSVNGQSQSGLTPKYLDLSLDFETRAIDIVKHMTLDEKIAQLGNKAPAIPRLGILEYDWWNEALHGVARAGNATVFPQAIGMAATFDTDMMKQVADIISDEARAKHHEALRNNDYRRYRGLTFWSPNINIFRDPRWGRGHETYGEDPYLTGQMGMQFVKGLQGDDSKYLKLVATAKHYAVHNGPEPERHVFNVVPNTRDLWETYLPAFENLMVDAKTYSIMGAYNRVDGESSCASWLLLEDILRNKWGFEGFVVSDCGAIRDIHEFHKIVSSPEEAAAIGVRKGCDLNCGPVYQSALKKAIEMGYIDEGELDLSVYRLMLARMKLGMFDPEEMVPYAQIPFELNDCEAHDEVALGMAQKAMTLLKNDGVLPLKKSKIKRIAVVGPNADNLSSLLGNYAGTPSHPVTVINGIKNAVGKNIEVTYSEGVPMVIYDVNKKFFPIVDSENLFAFNKNGDKVQGLIGHYFNNKDLEGEPDLIRVDPKIEFKWSKNESPTTTDVAQGILSADKAIDIDSFSVRWKGKLVAPMTGTFKLGASSDDGCRLYLDGKVIANGWKDHGLETFVAEVDLVKGKTYDIKLEYYDNSSGAEVNLIWETPDMIANEQIDPTQLSKETLANVKNADVAIFVGGLDASWEGEEMGGRDNIDGFYRGDRTKIELPKIQMDALKAMKETGTPVIFVQMSGSAMAYGGLENELNAILVAWYPGQRGGDAVADVLFGDYNPAGRLPVTFYSSTDELADFKDYNMHAGKGFTYRYYTGDALYPFGHGLSYTTFEYSNIKIDKTSINSDDDITVSVQVKNTGKLDGEEVVQLYIKDVKSDKWMAIKQLRKFERIALKKGESKTVKFNLKASEDLRYYDSMYRRYEVEIGDFEIQIGASSEDIRLRESISVEE, encoded by the coding sequence ATGAAACTTTACCTAATCCCACTAATTACTATATTATCAGTATTCTCGGTTAATGGACAATCTCAATCTGGTCTAACACCTAAATACCTGGATTTGTCTCTTGATTTTGAGACCCGTGCTATAGATATCGTTAAGCATATGACCTTAGATGAGAAAATAGCACAGTTAGGAAATAAAGCTCCAGCAATTCCTCGGCTGGGTATTTTAGAATATGACTGGTGGAACGAAGCGTTGCATGGTGTTGCCCGTGCAGGAAATGCAACCGTTTTTCCGCAAGCCATTGGTATGGCAGCAACATTCGATACCGATATGATGAAGCAGGTAGCTGATATTATAAGCGATGAAGCAAGGGCAAAGCATCATGAAGCTCTTAGAAATAATGACTACCGAAGATACCGCGGTTTGACATTTTGGTCGCCCAACATCAATATTTTCAGAGATCCACGGTGGGGACGCGGACATGAAACCTATGGAGAAGACCCGTACCTTACTGGGCAAATGGGAATGCAATTTGTGAAAGGCTTGCAAGGTGATGATTCGAAATACTTAAAATTAGTTGCTACAGCTAAGCATTATGCGGTACATAATGGTCCTGAACCTGAACGTCATGTTTTTAATGTTGTACCCAATACCCGCGATTTATGGGAGACTTATTTGCCAGCATTTGAAAACCTTATGGTTGATGCCAAGACTTATTCAATAATGGGTGCTTATAATCGTGTTGATGGAGAATCATCGTGCGCCAGTTGGTTACTATTAGAAGATATCCTTCGTAACAAATGGGGTTTTGAAGGTTTTGTAGTTTCCGATTGCGGCGCTATTCGAGATATACATGAATTTCATAAAATAGTTAGCAGTCCTGAAGAAGCAGCAGCTATCGGTGTTCGTAAAGGTTGTGATCTGAATTGTGGTCCCGTGTATCAATCTGCTTTGAAAAAGGCCATTGAAATGGGGTATATCGATGAAGGTGAACTAGACTTATCTGTTTATAGATTAATGTTAGCCAGAATGAAATTGGGAATGTTTGATCCCGAAGAAATGGTTCCTTATGCTCAAATTCCTTTTGAACTTAATGATTGTGAGGCACATGATGAAGTTGCTTTGGGAATGGCTCAAAAAGCAATGACACTTCTGAAGAATGATGGAGTCCTACCTTTGAAAAAAAGTAAAATAAAGCGAATAGCTGTTGTCGGGCCAAATGCCGATAATCTTAGTTCTTTACTAGGAAACTATGCTGGAACACCATCTCATCCAGTGACAGTAATTAATGGAATTAAGAATGCAGTGGGCAAAAATATCGAAGTTACTTACTCCGAAGGTGTGCCGATGGTGATTTATGATGTCAATAAGAAATTTTTCCCCATCGTTGATAGTGAAAATCTATTTGCTTTTAACAAGAATGGAGATAAAGTACAAGGTTTAATTGGGCACTACTTTAACAATAAAGATTTAGAGGGTGAACCAGATTTGATTAGGGTAGACCCTAAAATAGAATTCAAATGGAGTAAAAATGAATCCCCAACAACTACTGATGTGGCACAGGGTATTCTAAGTGCTGATAAAGCAATTGATATTGATTCTTTTTCTGTGCGTTGGAAAGGTAAATTGGTCGCTCCAATGACAGGAACCTTTAAATTAGGAGCATCTTCTGATGATGGTTGCAGACTTTATCTTGATGGTAAAGTAATTGCTAATGGTTGGAAGGATCATGGATTGGAAACATTTGTCGCAGAAGTTGATCTAGTAAAAGGTAAGACGTATGATATTAAGTTAGAATATTACGATAATAGTTCAGGAGCTGAGGTAAATTTGATTTGGGAAACACCTGACATGATAGCGAATGAACAAATTGATCCTACCCAACTTTCGAAAGAAACCTTAGCGAATGTTAAAAATGCTGATGTTGCCATTTTTGTTGGAGGGCTAGATGCCTCTTGGGAAGGCGAAGAGATGGGAGGACGCGATAATATTGACGGTTTTTATCGTGGAGACCGAACTAAAATTGAATTGCCAAAAATCCAAATGGATGCTTTAAAAGCAATGAAAGAAACTGGAACTCCAGTAATATTTGTTCAAATGTCTGGAAGTGCCATGGCTTATGGAGGACTGGAAAATGAACTTAACGCCATATTAGTGGCTTGGTATCCAGGGCAACGTGGTGGTGATGCTGTTGCAGACGTTTTGTTTGGCGATTACAATCCTGCCGGTCGTTTGCCTGTAACCTTTTACTCCTCAACTGATGAGTTGGCTGATTTTAAGGATTATAATATGCATGCGGGCAAAGGTTTTACGTATCGGTATTATACCGGAGATGCACTTTATCCATTTGGGCACGGCTTGAGTTATACCACATTCGAATATTCAAATATAAAGATTGATAAAACTTCAATTAATAGCGATGATGATATTACGGTATCTGTACAAGTTAAGAATACTGGGAAATTAGATGGAGAAGAAGTTGTACAGCTATACATTAAGGATGTGAAATCCGATAAATGGATGGCCATAAAACAGCTTCGTAAATTTGAGCGAATAGCATTAAAAAAAGGAGAATCAAAAACCGTTAAATTTAATTTAAAGGCAAGTGAAGATCTACGTTATTACGATTCGATGTATCGCAGGTATGAAGTTGAAATTGGAGATTTTGAAATTCAGATAGGTGCGTCAAGTGAAGATATTCGATTGAGAGAGAGCATTTCTGTTGAAGAATAA